From a single Phaenicophaeus curvirostris isolate KB17595 chromosome 8, BPBGC_Pcur_1.0, whole genome shotgun sequence genomic region:
- the CFAP57 gene encoding cilia- and flagella-associated protein 57, producing MKSRGVRALAVSPDQRFLAVSEVLAEEQPALLVCALAGSRQRRRLVAKGLPVREAVSLAFSPDGQYLAAATAPPEGHLTFWLWEKQRLMAVARIWAPGNSICQLSFSPQDNTQVCVTGNGFFKLFTYEEGTLKQINLPKGESRNYLCHTWLSEEKVLCGTDTGKLVLFETGELLWETSVKYRKPPRKLEDGTTEEYESSSDIFCELVSEDNGSQQDSLPQISAIASYSKGFACSSSPGVVLLFEKNMEKEVYKESQEIWLPQDMFSSELKQSGRQDIICICFSPSEETMVVSTNTNQLYMFTMLSTNLTKEEAAYFVYLNFSVHSASVTGLDICIWKPILATCSLDRTVRIWNYNTNTLELCKKYHEEAYTISLHPTGLFCLVGFSYKLRFISLLYDDMRVSKEFSVRKCRECSFSNGGHLFAAIDGNVIQIYSSVTFENIHNLKGHSGKIRAIKWSTNDTKFVSCDTNGAVYKWNLLTGKRESECVLKSCIYSSIALSPDAKIIFAVGSDQTLKEISESSIQLEVPAFDVVYTAVAVSHSGHMVFVGTSLGTIRAMKYPLPLKEDFNEYQAHAGAVTKMSITNDDQLLLTASEDGSIFVWQVNDKVGGIMKYEKEAEYAEEVLVVRSDMEEKSQAMLDLQLHVKELQTENDYQLRFKDICCEEKIKELEDKFAQEIDSLKTKHQDLQAEKEKQELQHQFQLSELMNKHTREMQELESDSNQKLLMKDEKYQDLHVRSQRIWEEYEKQLHNLEESKSKAVKELTEHYEEKLNEKSVLLKEAGEKMRQQLQAHEEIKKQIEEDGDEEIQEIQMKYERQLSEQKEANLQLQGEIGIMKEMLSSQLKQLEERNSIIEELRLEQQKLQGIIKSLDMDISALTTEIQEKDDTMQEKEKDICDLKKKNQELGKLKCGLECSTEELKKQIESRENDTKAMKEQIRKMERELDQFHKESIQLKLNITQLQQKLKATAREMHKERQKKQDMETLIKRFKADLHNCVSLIQDSKKMKEGVRELYTKYAQQSDSVDTEVVDTDLQQEYLRHQEYLERNLEALKKKVMKDQELHQAAHIRIVQENVSLIKEINDLRQELDATRTQVHDLQSKLKLIKKKQAIQDTTPTSELLSSPAVPRLNAERENEKIIETQQLEIQQLRDQIQKKGQVLAVQPLLDKSSSAESGKKL from the exons ATGAAGAGTCGGGGTGTGCGAGCACTGGCTGTCAGCCCTGACCAGCGATTCCTGGCCGTCTCCGAGGTGTTGGCGGAGGAGCAGCCAGCCCTATTGGTGTGCGCACTGGCAGGGTCACGGCAGCGGAGGAGGCTGGTGGCCAAGGGGCTACCGGTGCGGGAGGCCGTGTCCCTGGCCTTCTCCCCTGATGGCCAGTACCTGGCGGCCGCTACGGCCCCCCCCGAGGGCCACCTCACCTTCTGGCTCTGGGAGAAGCAGCGGCTGATGGCGGTGGCTCGCATTTGGGCCCCAGGCAACAGCATCTGCCAG TTGAGTTTTAGTCCTCAAGACAACACACAGGTTTGTGTCACTGGAAATggcttttttaaactttttacaTATGAAGAAGGAACTTTGAAGCAGATTAATTTACCCAAGGGAGAGTCACGAAACTACTTGTGCCATACCTGGCTGTCAGAGGAAAAAGTTCTGTGTGGCACTGACACAGGCAAACTTGTGTTGTTTGAAACTGGAGAGCTGCTCTGGGAGACAAGTGTAAAGTACAGAAAACCTCCCAGGAAACTAGAAGATGGAACAACAGAAGAATATGAGAG CTCTTCTGACATCTTTTGTGAACTGGTCTCTGAAGATAATGGTTCACAACAGGATTCTTTGCCTCAAATATCTGCAATTGCATCTTATTCCAAAGGCTTTGCATGTTCTTCTAGCCCAGGAGTTGTTCTTCTGTTTGAGAAGAACATGGAAAAGGAAGTCTACAAGGAGAGTCAAGAAATTTGG ctTCCTCAGGACATGTTCAGCAGTGAGCTAAAACAGTCAGGCAGACAGGACATTATATGCATATGCTTCAGCCCCTCTGAGGAAACAATGGTTGTTAGCACAAATACAAATCAACTTTACATGTTTACTATGCTCTCCACCAATCTTACGAAG GAGGAGGCAGCTTATTTCGTGTATCTGAATTTCTCAGTGCATTCTGCTTCAGTCACTGGCCTGGACATCTGTATTTGGAAACCCATTCTTGCTACTTGCTCCCTGGATCGAACTGTCCGCATCTGGAATTACAATACGAA CACTTTGGAGCTGTGCAAGAAATATCATGAGGAAGCGTACACAATATCACTTCATCCCACTGGCCTTTtctgtttggttgggttttcttACAAACTGCGATTTATAAGTCTACTGTATGATGACATGCGTGTTTCCAAGGAGTTTTCTGTGAGAAAGTGTAGAGAG TGCTCATTCAGTAACGGAGGCCATCTTTTCGCTGCAATTGATGGAAATGTGATTCAAATTTATTCCAGCGTCACCTTTGAGAATATTCATAATCTGAAAGGTCATAGTGGGAAG ATACGTGCTATAAAATGGAGCACAAATGATACCAAATTTGTCTCCTGTGACACAAATGGTGCTGTGTACAAGTGGAACTTGTTGACAGGTAAAAGGGAGTCTGAGTGCGTGCTCAAGTCCTGCATCTACAGCAGCATCGCCCTGTCTCCTGATGCCAAAATCATCTTTGCTGTTGGATCTGACCAAACTCTCAAAGAAATTTCGGAGTCTTCG atcCAGCTTGAAGTGCCTGCTTTTGATGTTGTTTATACTGCAGTAGCTGTTTCTCATTCTGGACACATGGTGTTTGTTGGTACATCTCTGGGGACAATTCGAGCTATGAAATACCCATTACCTTTGAAGGAGGATTTCAATGAGTATCAGGCCCATGCAGGTGCTGTTACAAAG ATGTCCATAACAAACGATGACCAGCTTCTGCTTACTGCCTCAGAGGATGGCTCTATATTTGTCTGGCAAGTGAATGATAAAGTAGGTGGGataatgaaatatgaaaaggaAGCTGAATATGCTGAGGAAGTGCTGGTCGTCAGGTCAGATATGGAAGAGAAG AGTCAAGCAATGCTGGACCTACAGCTTCATGTGAAAGAGCTACAGACAGAAAATGATTACCAGCTGCGTTTCAAGGACATatgctgtgaagaaaaaataaaggaattagAAGATAAGTTTGCTCAAGAAATAGACTCCCTTAAAACCAAACATCAG gatttacaggcagagaaagaaaaacaggagcTACAACACCAGTTTCAACTGTCTGAGCTGATGAATAAACACACCAGGGAGATGCAAGAGCTAG AATCTGACAGTAATCAGAAACTCTTAATGAAAGATGAGAAATACCAGGATCTGCACGTGAGATCCCAGAGGATATGGGAGGAATACGAGAAACAATTGCACAATTtggaggaaagcaaaagcaaggcCGTGAAGGAGCTAACAGAACATTATGAGGAAAAACTTAATGAGAAATCTGTTCTGCTGAAAGAG GCAGGGGAGAAAATGAGGCAGCAGCTTCAAGCACACgaagaaattaagaaacagATCGAAGAAGACGGAGACGAAGAAATCCAGGAAATCCAAATGAAGTATGAGAGGCAGCTCTCAGAACAAAAGGAAGCAAATCTGCAACTGCAAGGAGAAATAGGAATCATGAAGGAAatg TTGAGCAGCCAGCTGAAACAGCTCGAGGAGCGAAACAGCATCATTGAGGAACTGAGACTGGAACAGCAGAAGCTGCAAGGCATCATTAAGTCGTTGGATATGGACATCTCAGCGCTGACGACAGAGATTCAGGAGAAAGACGACACTATGCAAGAGAAG GAGAAGGATATATGTgacctaaaaaagaaaaatcaggaacTGGGAAAGCTCAAATGTGGACTGGAATGCAGTACAGAGGAGTTGAAGAAGCAAATAGAGTCACGTGAAAATGATACTAAAGCAATGAAGGAGCAGATCCGCAAG ATGGAGAGGGAGCTGGACCAGTTCCACAAGGAGAGCATACAGTTAAAGCTGAACATCACACAACTGCAGCAGAAACTAAAGGCCACTGCTCGTGAGATGCACAAAGAGAGGCAGAAG AAGCAAGATATGGAAACTCTCATCAAACGATTTAAAGCAGATCTTCATAATTGTGTGAGCCTAATTCAGGATTCAAAAAAGATGAAGGAAGGGGTCCGTGAGCTCTACACCAAGTATGCGCAGCAATCGGACTCG GTGGACACTGAAGTAGTAGACACAGATTTACAGCAGGAATACCTGAGACATCAAGAGTACCTGGAGAGGAATTTGGAAGCTTTGAAAAAGAAGGTGATGAAGGATCAGGAACTCCACCAAGCTGCTCACATACGCATTGTGCAG GAAAATGTGAGTCTGATTAAGGAAATTAATGACTTGCGGCAAGAATTGGATGCGACCCGTACCCAGGTACATGACCTCCAGTCAAAACTAAAATTAatcaagaaaaagcaagcaattCAAGACACAA CTCCCACCAGTGAGCTGCTGTCCAGCCCAGCTGTCCCGAGGTTGAATGCAGAGAGGGAAAATGAGAAGATCATAGAAACTCAGCAGCTAGAAATTCAACAGCTGCGAGACCAAATCCAGAAGAAGGGACAAGTCCTTGCTGTTCAGCCTCTCTTAGACAAGTCTTCCTCAGCTGAATCTGGAAAGAAGCTATAA